The Lycium ferocissimum isolate CSIRO_LF1 chromosome 8, AGI_CSIRO_Lferr_CH_V1, whole genome shotgun sequence DNA segment AGGGAATGGACTTGAAGGtttcacattgatcataatgtAGTAGAAGTTAGTGGTTAGACAAGTCATTAtccatttgaaaaaaagtttcaAGTATGTTTAAATTGTTTAACACTTGCTTTTGGAAACCCCATTCCATAGAGTCGTGGGCTTGTTGTATATCAATCTTCATCATGCATTTTACAGCCTTTTTGTGAGGATATTTAATACTGAATTTGTACACCATTGTATAATAGGAAATAGGCTTGAATAGAGGAGGACCCATAGGATTTGGTGACGACGACGGGCACCACCAAAGACAAATGCACGTTAGTTAAAGCATGTCACGCAATACCACTTCATCCGATAATTGTATTAAGCACACATAGAACTAATGTACTGATAATGTATAATTATGAATTAAATGACCCTAATTGGTAAAGCTTAGTTTGTGGAGTGATGGTTGTGAGCACGACTTTGTGCCCATGAGGTCACGTGTTTGAAATTTGCCATTCCTGCGTTTTGTCAGCTAAAAACGAAAAAATTACCAAGGAAAGCAGGACATGAAATTCGAACACCGGTCCTTCAGGGCTTGAATTATTTCACAGTTGAAGGTTCTTAACTATATACTGGTTTGTATCAAAGAAATATATTACTACTGTATTTGTTACTTCCACACCAATAATTAGCACattaaacttttaattaaaTTCATTGAAACATGTTTTATCCTTTTGCTTGTAAATATTTATAAGTTTGTGATAATTATTAATCATTTTATCACTTAAATACTCATTTTATGTTAAGTTTGTATTGTTACTTCATAGTTGATCATTATATAGTTttataaataatcaaatatattactccctctatcccaatttatatgatacactttttttttttttttaagtttatgtaaaaaagaatgatacatttctataattaaaaataaaaacttctctttttatccttaataaaatgatttaaggCTACACAAGTATTTATAGCTTGTTTTAcgccacaagtttcaaaagcttttcattctttctttaacTCCGTGCCTAATAAAACTATTCACATAAATTCGAACGGACGgagtataatatttttatgagaAGGGACCAAAAAAAACtactaaaaacaaaataaatcaatAATTTAGGGATCAAAAGTGATATTACCCGTTATAAAAAAGTCAGAtctcaaaatagaaataataataaaataaaaataaaaagatgtcCAACCGGGGTACTATTCCAGTTTTAAGTCGTTAAACGTTGGGTCAAATCTACGCGTCTACTCAGCCAATCACCTGCCACAGTGACCTCACCTCAACCAATAATATCTCTCCACGTGTAATCAAACACGTAACATACCTCCCACGCGCCAATATATAAATTCCCTCGCCACAACTAAATCGCCGGCTAAAAGAAAACCGCGAAAACATCAACGGCTTCGATTCATTTCTCTCTTTGGCCTGCGGCGTTCGATCGTCGGAGAATACGCCACGTGGCAACCGGGATCTGAAATGGAAGCTCACGGTGCTGGTCTCCGGCGCGTAGCTGTACTCGCGTTTTGTGTAGCCGGCATTTGGTCTGCTTATATTTATCAAGGCGTTCTTCAAGAGACAGTGTATAACATCATttctccttttatttaattCCTCTTTCATATTGTTGTTTTTTGAAGCTTCGTTTATCACTtatatgatttgtttttttattcttaaaaaaaaaaattcatgataTTTACTGCAAGTTCTGCATTATCCTATGacaaagtttgatcaattgcttGACTCTGTGTATacatttcttctttaatttcttattcATGATATTTACTGCAAGTTCTGCATTATCCTATTATAAAGTTGATGTTTAATTCTCAAGCAATTGATCGAATTGGTGGAACATTTCTCCTTTAATTCCTCTTTTTGGTGTTTTTTGAAGCTTCGTTTAGTACTTAAAtgatttgcttttttttttgttaagaaAATTCATGATATTTAGTGCTAGTTCTGCATTAGCCTATGATTAAGTTGATGTTTAATCCTCAatcccactttgtgggatttcactgggtacgTTGTTGTTATTTAATTCTCAAGCAATTGATCAAATTGGTGAACCGTACTTTTGCCAAATGTTAGTACCAATTGTGAACACTGCTAAAAAAGACAGGAATTAGCGACGGACAAATTTCGTAGCTAAATAGCAAACCGGGGCTTATCCTATTTAGCGACAGATTATAATATAATTCTGTTAGCTACAAGAGAACTAGCGACAAAGGTCACAGCTAATTCCAGTTTTTTATTCAACTTTGAGCTTAAACAATGTTACAAATTGACTATTAATAACAATTTCTagagtttttcttttcttctatacTCTAAATGATTCAATTTTGAGTACAATGTGCTTAATGTGATGCGAGTTTTCCTTTTAACTTAGTTGTAGAATGTGTTTATATTCATCTAttcctttatttatttggtTAATTTTAATATGTTTACGTATGGATTTTAGGTCAACGAAGCGGTTTGGTCCTAACAATGAGAGGTTTGAACACTTGGCGTTCCTAAACCTGGCGCAAAATGTAGTTTGTTTGGTATGGTCATTTATAAGTAAGTTTACAGCATGTTCGACGACTCTCTGTTATAATGTGTATGCGAGATGAATAATTGGTTAAGTATTGAGTGTGTGTAATTTATTGCAGTGATTAAGATTTGGTCTAATGGGAAGAGTGGTGGTGCTCCTTGGTGGAGTTATTGGAGTGCTGGTATTACAAATACTATTGGCCCCGCAATGGGGATTGAAGCATTGAAGTACATTAGCTATCCTGCTCAGGTATGCGCAATTCTTGTTTGTTTTTCCTTGTATATTCCAAGTGAGGGgcttaatttcttgaattttctggTTTTGTGGCTTCTTGTGAAATGTGAACCATAGTACTAACTAGCTAGCATTTTAGGATTTCCTGAAGTACTTTTCGGGATTGAGAGAAACGTATGACGTTTTATTAATGTTCTAATTCATAGTAGTGGCTGATTAACTGATGTTTAGTTGATGAAAATGGTTGTTTCCTTTTCAACCAAATACGTAGTAAGTAATAAGGCTATTTACACTTGCAGGTCCTGGCAAAATCATCAAAAATGATTCCTGGTATGTTAGCAAGCAAGCATTTTTTATAACTTACATGGATGTTCTTTTCTTTGAGTATGCTTTTGTGTATGTTGTCAATTCTGAGATTTATGGGAAGATAAAAAAGTGGATAGAAAATGTCTTGATATGAACTTTTATTTATGGAAAAGGCCATGTTCTAGGGttttaagtttcaaaaaaagatgatatgatgatattattgaATTTCTGAATTGTAAGGAGATCCAGTGAACATGGTGGTCTTTCAATTGTTCTACGTCTTTGGTAATTCAGCTGTGCCCTTGCAGTTTTATACTTGGACAGGTGTTATGTCATATACTTAGAGAGGGAACTGACTCTTCACGAGAGGGTGAATATAGAAAAACACTTCAGAATAGTTATATGTGATTAGTGGGCCGAAGCTGAACGTATAGAATGACATAATGTAATGCGACAATCTTGAATACTGGAGTTGCTACAAGTGAAATTTAAGTCTTTATACCCAATTATGAGACAAATAAGATAAAAGGGCAAAGAGAAGAGTGGTATTTGTATGGCATAGCATCTATGTGATGTAGGCAGAACTAATATTTAGATAAAGGGCTTTTATTACTGAAACAGAGAGGAGAGCACAAATGGTAGAATAAGATAGACTGAAACAAAATAAGATGTGAACCATTACTTAAAAGAGCCATCTTTGAATACATTacatgtcaaaaaaaaaaaaaaaaaaaaaggaaaagaaaaacagaCGCATCTCGATCTTTTGATGGTCTACTAACGCTATCCTTGAATACATTACATGGACTTATAGAAGTTATGAAAACTGCACACAAGCTGAAGGCTTAGATCTGTCCAAAGTAATTGCATACTTTggtaaaataaaatacttgtatAGAATACTTGACATGGTTCCaagcatttttttatttttagcatAGGATCATGGTTCCAAGCGTTgtatcaacaatcacaataatcCTTCCAGAAACTAACCAAAATAGAAGATTTTGATTGTTCTTCAACAACTATGCCTCAGTATCAAAAGAGAAGAGTCTGATTGTTGAAGTGTTATAATCTGACTGCTCTATAGAAGGTGCTGGATTCCAAATATTGTAAACCTAGGTTGAATTTATGGTGCGTGAAAATATGTGAATAGGTACTCACCACTTTATTTGCACAACTTGGACCATCTAGGAGCAATTACTACTTAGTCATTTGAATCTGTGGCAACTCACCGTTATTAGCTCTCCATGATCTACAGAAAAGCCTCTGATTGAAAGAATATAAAGAGGGAAAATGGTGGTATATGAGATGAATTGGTGATTGAACAAAGGATTTAGAATTAAAACCTGAAAAATGATTTACAAATATGTTCTCTTATCGTTCTAAAACTGAATTCTTGCATCCAAAAGCAGAGCTTCATTGCTGCTGCAGGAAAGGAAATTAGAGCATTCTGTAGAGGAACATGAGTTCAACTGGATCAAGATGTTTGCCATTGATATAGTTTTCAAGGGCTGAGCGTTAGGTGGAAACTAGCATTACTGTGGAGTGTGGACCATATGTAGTATCACTTAGATTTTATGTGGATGCTGTTCGATAAGGAAAGAATCACGCTATTatgaaaggggaaaaaagatGTTTTGGtagattttttttgttcttggtaactttatttttctctcctcTAAAGAGCGAAGTTTTTCTGCAGTAAGAATGTTGAAGTCAATAAGCAAGAATGTTGAAGTCAATCTTTTTGATAATGAGATTAAAGTTTATTTCAGTataactttctttcttcttattctttttctgttttctgACAAAAGTTATGTGATTGCTTCTTGCAGTAATGTTCATGGGAACGCTTGTTTATGGCATAAGATACTCCATTCCAGAATATGTGTGTTCTCTACTTGTTGCTGGTGGTGTGTCACTATTTGCGCTCTCAAAGGTAACATTTTCATTACAATATCTAAGCTAAAATGTgtaacttttcttttctcttccctTTGACATGCTTTCAATTATTCGAGGAAAAGCCAAGGTCCTTTCTGTGAACTACCCCTTACTTTTTCTCTTGTACTTGACTTGATTACAGACTAGCTCGAAAACCATTAGTAAATTGGCACACCCAAACGCTCCACTTGGGTATGGGCTTTGCTTCCTGAACCTCACCTTTGATGGTTTCACCAATGCTACGCAGGATTCGATTTCAGCAAGGTACTTTTCCTGTTAACCTATCGAAGTCTTTTTGTGCTTAATCATCCGGAAGTCCTTACAAGGAattctttgttttttgttttatatgCTTTAGCTTTCCTTATCACATCCTGAATAGTGCATATCAATGTTCTCTCACTTCATGAATTTTTGCTAATGCTGGGAAAAACACTATATCGTAGAATTGACTCTTGTTCAGTAGGTTTGTATTTTCTCATCTCAAGTTGAGTCCCGTCCAGAAATCATCCGGATTAGAACTGGAATTTTATCTATTTACATACGGAAGAACCTTACAGAGTCTTCTCAACTATACCAGTTATACCAACTCTCAAGCTGGATTGAAGGGTGTTTGGGATTTGGGGATAAAGGACGTACTAATAAAGGAGCAACAAACACTTCCTTTTTATAAGTCCGTCCTTCCAAATACTTAACTGCAACATGCTGTTGATAATCTTTAAGCATGATTTGGGCGGAAGGTaacatgtagtaaaagtgaCCAAGCTGATGATAGAAAAGTTGGCTTATCCAATAACTCCAGTAAAGCTTGCTTTTATGGCTTTTAAGCGGTTGGGGCAGGAGAAATTATCTAGCTTTATAACTCCATTAAGTAGAATACTTCTATATGTCATGATATATCCCCCGGGACAAATTAATGgctaataaataaacaattatttaattgtttaaattagtTATCTGATTTCAATTCAGACTAACTACGTGATTAGGCGATCTACTGTCCATCAGGTTGCTGAGTGTCTAACAGCACAAATTTACGTTGAGGTATAAAAGAGCCGGAAGTGTTTTAAGAGTTAATTGAAGTACCTCCAGTCGGATACACTGTCTGATGTCCCGACATCAGGTAGGTACCCAGAAAGGACAGTTCAGTCGCTTAACCATAGAAACTGGATCACGAAACCAGCTCATTCACGCACACAATTGATTGGAGAGGGATATCAGGAATAGTAGGATAATAACTGGAATATCAAGTGTGTGGAAGTTTCTGGATTTCGAGTTGAAATTTGATAAAGAATAGGATGGATTTGCACGtaatcatgttccatgttatgAGTATTTAAAGTAGTTTTATGCTTATTCTATTGCCAATGGATGCACAGCTCATATCTTGAATGTCAGGCTATCTTGTTCTCCTCGAATGCACTAGCGATACATCAAATGTCCTTGAACATTAGTCTGTTTCTTTCATTTAAGGAGTTCTCCTCTGAAATCCAGTTTTTCACTTGTATTCAACAGCTAAATTTCTCCTAATTTTTCTCAGGTATCCTAAGACATCTGCGTGGGATATTATGTTTGGAATGAATTTGTGGGGCACCATTTAcaatatggtgttcatgtttgGCTGGCCAACTGCCAGCGGTTATGAGGCCGTTCAGTTCTGTAAGCAGCATCCAGAGGCAGCATGGGACATTCTTCTTTACTGTCTATGCGGCGCTGTGGGACAGAACTTCATTTTCCTAACCATTAGTCGCTTTGGTTCTCTGACCAACACAACCATCACTACAACACGCAAGTTTGTGAGCATAGTTGTATCTTCTGTGTTAAGTGGCAATCCACTGTCACCAAAGCAATGGACAAGCGTCGCCATGGTGTTCTCAGGATTGTCTTACCAGATTTACTTGAAGTGGAGGAAGTTGCAGAGGATGACAAAGAAGAGGAAGCCCATGTAAATGTTAAATCTTTTTATCTGAGGATACAGTTCTGTACTATTATTAGTCATTTTTCTCCTGATGTAGTTCCAGCATCCCAGGAGTGGTAAAACTTCCATCATTGACAGTGTAATCGAAAAGAATTAGCACATTTGTAGAATGAGTTTTTTCAAGGGTATAGCCCATTTTGTAATTGTTTCATACTTACAATGTTTCAGACCATACAGCTCAGAAGCTATAGCATCACTAATGTTTTATAGGATTTCCAAGGACTacttctcttttgtttttccttctCTCTTCTCAATATTTTCGATAGACCTGCGGGTGCCAATTTGTAAGTAAAATGTTTGTTCTGTATAATTCTTGGCTATGACCAAAATGGGACGTGGCAGATCCAACAGCCGCACCTTAAGTCAACTAGATGGCCTATAGTTTTCCCCGTGTCGCTGACATGCCCAACATTCggattatagtgtatatatatatatatatatatgtgtttagataatgataatatatatatatatatatgttcaaaatacgattaatttaacattgtagtttgtcttatatatatcgtatctaaaactttattttattcgtgtttgctacgaaaatttattaataccttttaaaagagaagacttgtttaaaaagaaactattttccttttttcgataaaacaataaatattttgaatatcgATTGacactttcaattttaattcgattaatttaacggtgtaaaatacttattattttttatcaaattttgatttaga contains these protein-coding regions:
- the LOC132067487 gene encoding UDP-galactose/UDP-glucose transporter 3-like, with the protein product MEAHGAGLRRVAVLAFCVAGIWSAYIYQGVLQETVSTKRFGPNNERFEHLAFLNLAQNVVCLVWSFIMIKIWSNGKSGGAPWWSYWSAGITNTIGPAMGIEALKYISYPAQVLAKSSKMIPVMFMGTLVYGIRYSIPEYVCSLLVAGGVSLFALSKTSSKTISKLAHPNAPLGYGLCFLNLTFDGFTNATQDSISARYPKTSAWDIMFGMNLWGTIYNMVFMFGWPTASGYEAVQFCKQHPEAAWDILLYCLCGAVGQNFIFLTISRFGSLTNTTITTTRKFVSIVVSSVLSGNPLSPKQWTSVAMVFSGLSYQIYLKWRKLQRMTKKRKPM